Proteins co-encoded in one Streptomyces sp. JH34 genomic window:
- a CDS encoding M4 family metallopeptidase, whose protein sequence is MQPRPNNGLQPVFCTIVPPHVLDKLSQADDPLLADPARRTLEADGARRHHRRVTALAWTPQAARTSAAVPSKPHRTLYDCRHGTDLPGVKVRDEGDEPTQDASVNRAYAGLGATFDLLLTEYGRSSIDGKGLPLIGSVHYDEKYNNAFFDGEQMVFGDGDGEIFLDFTVAIDVIAHELAHGLTQYTANLAYEGQSGALNESVSDVFGSLVKQYSLGQSADQGDWLIGAGLLAPRVSGVALRSMKAPGTAYDDDVLGKDPQPASMDDYVETDEDNGGVHINSGIPNRAFYLLATALGGNAWERAGRIWFDVLTGGELAQDASFTDFAKLTVKAAQQRFGEGDEAEAVLKAWSEVGVPTR, encoded by the coding sequence ATGCAGCCTCGACCGAACAACGGGCTCCAGCCCGTCTTCTGCACCATCGTGCCGCCCCACGTCCTCGACAAGCTGTCCCAGGCCGACGACCCGCTCCTGGCCGATCCCGCACGGCGCACCCTGGAGGCCGACGGGGCCCGCCGCCACCACCGGCGGGTGACCGCGCTCGCCTGGACACCCCAGGCCGCCCGCACCTCGGCCGCGGTCCCCAGCAAGCCCCACCGCACCCTGTACGACTGCCGGCACGGCACGGACCTGCCGGGCGTCAAGGTCCGTGACGAGGGCGACGAACCCACCCAGGACGCCAGCGTCAACCGCGCGTACGCGGGGCTCGGCGCCACCTTCGACCTGCTGCTCACGGAGTACGGCCGCAGCTCGATCGACGGCAAGGGCCTCCCGCTCATCGGCTCCGTGCACTACGACGAGAAGTACAACAACGCGTTCTTCGACGGCGAGCAGATGGTCTTCGGGGACGGCGACGGCGAGATCTTCCTCGACTTCACCGTCGCGATCGACGTCATCGCCCACGAGCTGGCGCACGGACTCACCCAGTACACGGCCAACCTGGCGTACGAGGGCCAGTCGGGCGCGCTCAACGAGTCGGTGTCGGACGTATTCGGCTCCCTGGTCAAGCAGTACTCGCTGGGCCAGAGCGCGGACCAGGGCGACTGGCTGATCGGCGCGGGGCTGCTCGCCCCCCGGGTGAGCGGCGTCGCGCTGCGCTCGATGAAGGCCCCGGGCACGGCGTACGACGACGACGTGCTCGGCAAGGACCCGCAGCCGGCCTCGATGGACGACTACGTCGAGACGGACGAGGACAACGGCGGGGTCCACATCAACTCCGGCATCCCCAACCGCGCCTTCTACCTGCTGGCCACCGCGCTCGGCGGCAACGCCTGGGAGCGGGCCGGCCGGATCTGGTTCGACGTGCTGACCGGCGGCGAACTGGCCCAGGACGCGTCCTTCACGGACTTCGCCAAGCTCACCGTCAAGGCGGCGCAGCAGAGGTTCGGGGAGGGCGACGAGGCCGAAGCCGTACTGAAGGCGTGGTCGGAGGTGGGCGTGCCCACCCGGTGA
- a CDS encoding protealysin inhibitor emfourin, whose translation MRIQVSRTGGFAGIARQGEIDTSGRPDASEWEALAEAVLAAGRGGPPAGVPDGFRYRITVGDRTVDCADPRLTQEQRTLISRVLKEGA comes from the coding sequence ATGCGCATTCAGGTGAGCCGGACCGGCGGGTTCGCCGGCATCGCACGCCAGGGCGAGATCGACACCTCGGGACGGCCCGACGCCTCGGAATGGGAGGCTCTGGCCGAGGCGGTGCTCGCCGCCGGGCGGGGCGGCCCGCCCGCGGGAGTGCCGGACGGATTCCGCTACCGGATCACGGTGGGCGACCGCACGGTCGACTGCGCGGACCCGCGGCTCACCCAGGAGCAGCGGACGCTGATCTCCCGGGTGCTGAAGGAGGGCGCGTAG
- the ybeY gene encoding rRNA maturation RNase YbeY, translated as MSIDVNNESGTEVDEQAILDIARYALARMRIHPLSELSVIVVDTAAMEQLHIQWMDLPGPTDVMSFPMDELRPPAKDDEEPPQGLLGDIVLCPEVAKKQGEDAETQHSMDEELQLLTVHGVLHLLGYDHEEPDEKAEMFGLQAAIVDGWRGERGLTGPSPAPTVS; from the coding sequence ATGTCGATCGACGTCAACAACGAGTCCGGAACCGAGGTCGACGAGCAGGCGATCCTCGACATCGCCCGCTACGCGCTCGCCCGGATGCGGATCCACCCGCTGTCCGAACTCTCGGTGATCGTGGTGGACACCGCCGCCATGGAGCAGCTCCACATCCAGTGGATGGACCTCCCGGGCCCGACGGATGTCATGTCCTTCCCGATGGACGAGCTCCGTCCCCCGGCCAAGGACGACGAGGAGCCCCCGCAGGGGCTCCTCGGTGACATCGTGCTCTGCCCGGAGGTCGCCAAGAAGCAGGGCGAGGACGCCGAGACGCAGCACTCGATGGACGAGGAGCTCCAGCTCCTCACCGTCCACGGGGTGCTGCACCTCCTCGGGTACGACCACGAGGAGCCGGACGAGAAGGCCGAGATGTTCGGTCTCCAGGCGGCGATCGTCGACGGCTGGCGCGGCGAGCGCGGGCTGACCGGTCCGTCCCCCGCCCCCACCGTCTCGTGA
- a CDS encoding cytidine deaminase, whose protein sequence is MTDSTDLGPEDRKIVTLARSVRARNAVPEGAAVRDETGRTYAAGTVALESLKLSALQTAVAMAVAGGATSLEAAAVVSEAAAASDADRAAVRDLGGPDTPVLLAGPDGTLRSTVAAG, encoded by the coding sequence ATGACAGACAGCACCGACCTCGGCCCCGAGGACCGCAAGATCGTCACGCTGGCCCGCAGCGTCCGCGCCCGCAACGCCGTGCCGGAGGGCGCGGCGGTACGGGACGAGACCGGACGCACGTACGCCGCCGGCACCGTGGCCCTGGAGTCGCTGAAGCTCAGCGCACTGCAGACCGCCGTCGCTATGGCGGTGGCGGGCGGCGCCACGTCCCTGGAGGCGGCGGCCGTCGTCTCCGAGGCCGCGGCCGCCTCCGACGCCGACCGTGCCGCCGTCCGTGACCTGGGCGGTCCGGACACTCCCGTGCTGCTCGCGGGGCCCGACGGGACGCTCCGCTCCACGGTGGCCGCGGGCTGA
- a CDS encoding hemolysin family protein gives MSVPLISGAVLLIVVGWLAACAEAGIARTSSFRAAEAVRAGRRGSAKLEQVAADPTRYLNVALLVRVACEMSAGVLVTYACLQEFTETWQALALAMGVMVLVSYVAIGVSPRTIGRQHPLNTATAAAYVLLPVARIMGPIPQLLILLGNALTPGKGFRKGPFASEAELRAMVDLAEQESLIEDDERRMVHSVFELGDTLVREVMVPRTDLVCIERYKTVRQALTLALRSGFSRIPVTGENEDDIVGIVYLKDLVRKTHINREAEADLVSTAMRPAAFVPDTKNAGDLLREMQQERSHVAVVIDEYGGTAGIVTIEDILEEIVGEITDEYDRELPPVQELENGCFRVTARLDIGDLGELFGLDAYDDEDVETVGGLLAKALGRVPISGASSIVDLPDGRKLRLTAESPAGRRNKIVTVLVEPEGTESV, from the coding sequence GTGAGCGTTCCCCTCATCTCCGGCGCGGTCCTGCTGATCGTCGTCGGCTGGCTCGCGGCCTGTGCCGAGGCGGGCATCGCGCGTACGTCCAGCTTCCGCGCGGCCGAGGCCGTGCGGGCGGGACGCCGGGGCAGCGCCAAGCTGGAGCAGGTCGCCGCCGACCCCACCCGCTATCTCAACGTCGCGCTCCTCGTGCGGGTCGCCTGCGAGATGTCGGCCGGTGTGCTGGTGACCTACGCCTGCCTCCAGGAGTTCACCGAGACCTGGCAGGCGCTGGCCCTCGCCATGGGCGTCATGGTCCTCGTCAGCTACGTCGCCATCGGGGTCTCGCCCCGCACCATCGGCCGCCAGCACCCGCTGAACACCGCCACGGCCGCGGCGTACGTCCTGTTGCCGGTGGCCAGGATCATGGGACCGATCCCGCAGCTGCTGATCCTCCTGGGCAACGCGCTGACCCCCGGCAAGGGCTTCCGCAAGGGGCCCTTCGCCAGTGAGGCGGAACTGCGCGCGATGGTCGACCTCGCAGAGCAGGAGTCGCTCATCGAGGACGACGAACGCCGCATGGTGCACTCCGTCTTCGAGCTCGGCGACACCCTCGTGCGCGAGGTCATGGTGCCCCGCACCGACCTGGTCTGCATCGAGCGGTACAAGACGGTCCGTCAGGCGCTGACCCTCGCCCTCCGCTCCGGCTTCTCCCGGATCCCGGTCACAGGGGAGAACGAGGACGACATCGTCGGGATCGTCTACCTCAAGGACCTGGTCCGCAAGACGCACATCAACAGGGAGGCCGAGGCGGACCTGGTCTCCACGGCGATGCGCCCCGCCGCGTTCGTCCCCGACACGAAGAACGCCGGCGACCTGCTGCGCGAGATGCAGCAGGAGCGCAGCCACGTCGCCGTCGTCATCGACGAGTACGGCGGCACGGCCGGCATCGTCACCATCGAGGACATCCTCGAGGAGATCGTCGGCGAGATCACCGACGAGTACGACCGCGAACTCCCGCCGGTCCAGGAGCTGGAGAACGGCTGCTTCCGGGTGACCGCCCGGCTCGACATCGGCGACCTCGGAGAGCTCTTCGGCCTCGACGCGTACGACGACGAGGACGTGGAGACGGTCGGCGGCCTGCTGGCGAAGGCGCTCGGGCGGGTCCCGATCTCCGGAGCCTCCTCGATCGTCGACCTCCCCGACGGGCGCAAGCTCCGCCTCACCGCGGAATCCCCCGCGGGCCGCAGGAACAAGATCGTCACGGTGCTGGTGGAACCGGAGGGGACGGAATCGGTATGA
- the leuA gene encoding 2-isopropylmalate synthase, with protein sequence MTAVNPPAHTDAVPTPVGGPTPVTNAKQLQKPSGMPVHKYRGYEAVDIADRTWPDNRITVAPRWLSTDLRDGNQALIDPMSPARKREMFDLLVRMGYKEIEVGFPSSGETDFAFVRSIIEEGAIPEDVTISVLTQAREELIERTVESLRGAHRATVHLYNATAPTFRRVVFRGSKEEVKQIAVDGTRLVMEYADKILGDETVFGYQYSPEIFTDTELDFALEVCEAVCDVWQPEEGREIILNLPATVERSTPSTHADRFEWMSRNLTRRPYVCLSVHPHNDRGTAVAAAELAIMAGADRIEGCLFGQGERTGNVDLVTLGMNLFSQGVDPQIDFSQIDEIRRTSEYCNQMEVHPRHPYAGDLVYTAFSGSHQDAIKKGFDAMEADAAARGVTVDDIEWAVPYLPIDPKDVGRSYEAVIRVNSQSGKGGIAYVLKNDHKLDLPRRMQIEFSRIIQAKTDAEGGEVTPTQIWSTFRDEYLPSPENAWGRVQIRSGQTTTGSDGQDTITVEATVDGADTVLTGTGNGPISAFFEALQAIGIDARLLDYTEHTMSEGASAQAASYIECAIDGKVLWGIGIDANTTRASLKAVVSAVNRAAR encoded by the coding sequence ATGACCGCAGTGAATCCCCCCGCGCACACCGACGCCGTCCCCACCCCCGTCGGTGGCCCCACCCCGGTGACCAACGCGAAGCAGCTGCAGAAGCCCTCCGGGATGCCGGTCCACAAGTACCGCGGCTACGAGGCCGTGGACATCGCGGACCGTACGTGGCCGGACAACCGCATCACCGTGGCGCCCCGCTGGCTGTCCACGGACCTGCGTGACGGAAACCAGGCCCTGATCGACCCGATGTCGCCGGCGCGTAAGCGCGAGATGTTCGACCTGCTCGTGCGCATGGGCTACAAGGAGATCGAGGTCGGCTTCCCGTCCTCCGGCGAGACCGACTTCGCGTTCGTGCGCTCGATCATCGAAGAGGGCGCGATCCCCGAGGACGTGACGATCTCCGTCCTGACGCAGGCCCGTGAGGAACTGATCGAGCGCACCGTCGAATCCCTGCGCGGGGCACACCGGGCCACCGTCCACCTGTACAACGCCACCGCCCCCACCTTCCGCCGCGTGGTCTTCCGCGGCTCGAAGGAGGAGGTCAAGCAGATCGCCGTGGACGGCACCCGGCTGGTCATGGAGTACGCCGACAAGATCCTGGGCGACGAGACGGTCTTCGGCTACCAGTACAGCCCGGAGATCTTCACCGACACCGAGCTGGACTTCGCCCTGGAGGTCTGCGAGGCCGTCTGTGACGTCTGGCAGCCCGAGGAGGGCCGGGAGATCATCCTCAACCTGCCCGCCACGGTGGAGCGTTCGACGCCCTCCACCCACGCGGACCGGTTCGAGTGGATGTCCCGCAACCTGACCCGCCGCCCGTACGTCTGCCTGTCGGTCCACCCCCACAACGACCGCGGCACCGCCGTCGCCGCCGCCGAACTGGCGATCATGGCGGGCGCCGACCGCATCGAGGGCTGCCTGTTCGGCCAGGGTGAGCGCACCGGCAACGTCGACCTGGTCACCCTGGGCATGAACCTGTTCTCCCAGGGCGTCGACCCGCAGATCGACTTCTCGCAGATCGACGAGATCCGCCGCACCAGCGAGTACTGCAACCAGATGGAGGTCCACCCGCGCCACCCCTACGCGGGCGACCTGGTCTACACCGCCTTCTCCGGCTCCCACCAGGACGCCATCAAGAAGGGCTTCGACGCCATGGAGGCCGACGCGGCCGCCCGGGGCGTGACCGTCGACGACATCGAGTGGGCGGTTCCGTACCTGCCGATCGACCCGAAGGACGTCGGCCGCTCCTACGAGGCCGTCATCCGGGTCAACTCGCAGTCCGGCAAGGGCGGTATCGCCTACGTCCTGAAGAACGACCACAAGCTGGACCTGCCGCGCCGGATGCAGATCGAATTCTCCCGGATCATTCAGGCCAAGACCGACGCCGAGGGCGGCGAGGTCACGCCGACCCAGATCTGGTCGACCTTCCGCGACGAGTACCTGCCGAGCCCCGAGAACGCCTGGGGACGCGTCCAGATCCGTTCCGGTCAGACGACCACCGGCAGCGACGGCCAGGACACCATCACGGTCGAGGCCACCGTCGACGGCGCGGACACGGTGCTGACCGGCACGGGCAACGGACCGATCTCGGCGTTCTTCGAGGCGCTGCAGGCCATCGGCATCGACGCCCGCCTGCTGGACTACACCGAGCACACGATGAGCGAGGGTGCGAGCGCCCAGGCCGCCTCCTACATCGAGTGCGCGATCGACGGCAAGGTGCTGTGGGGCATCGGTATCGACGCCAACACCACGCGTGCCTCGCTGAAGGCGGTCGTCTCCGCGGTCAATCGCGCGGCCCGCTGA
- a CDS encoding MmcQ/YjbR family DNA-binding protein — translation MTPQELRSFCLEFNASAEEFPFGPEASVFKVVGKMFALSALDGRPLTVSLKCDPDEALRLRKEHPAIVPGWHLNKRHWNTVTVSELPDRMVRELVEDSYDLVVAGLPKAERLRLDRS, via the coding sequence ATGACGCCCCAGGAGCTGCGCTCGTTCTGCCTGGAGTTCAACGCGAGCGCCGAGGAGTTCCCCTTCGGACCCGAGGCCTCCGTCTTCAAGGTCGTGGGAAAGATGTTCGCCCTCAGCGCGCTCGACGGGCGGCCCCTGACGGTCAGCCTCAAGTGCGATCCGGACGAGGCGCTGCGGCTCCGCAAGGAGCACCCCGCGATCGTCCCCGGCTGGCACCTCAACAAGAGGCACTGGAACACCGTGACGGTCTCCGAGCTCCCGGACCGGATGGTCCGGGAGCTCGTGGAGGACAGCTACGACCTGGTGGTGGCCGGGCTCCCCAAGGCGGAACGTCTGCGCCTGGACCGGTCGTAG
- the recO gene encoding DNA repair protein RecO produces MSLFRDDGVVLRTQKLGEADRIITILTRGHGRVRAVARGVRRTKSKFGARLEPFSHVDVQFFARGSELIGRGLPLCTQSETIAPYGGGIVSDYARYTAGTAMLETAERFTDHEGEPAVQQYLLLVGGLRTLARAEHAPNLILDAFLLRSLAVNGYAPSFVDCAKCGMPGPNRFFSVAAGGVICGDCRVPGSVVPSAEAVELLSALLTGDWETADASEARHVREGSGLVSAYLHWHLERGLRSLRYVEK; encoded by the coding sequence ATGAGCTTGTTCCGGGACGACGGCGTCGTGCTGCGCACGCAGAAGCTGGGCGAGGCCGACCGGATCATCACGATCCTGACCCGCGGCCACGGGCGGGTGCGCGCCGTGGCGCGCGGGGTGCGCCGCACCAAGTCGAAGTTCGGGGCGCGCCTCGAACCCTTCTCCCACGTGGACGTGCAGTTCTTCGCGCGCGGCAGCGAGCTGATCGGCCGGGGCCTCCCCCTGTGCACCCAGAGCGAGACGATCGCGCCCTACGGCGGTGGCATCGTCTCCGACTACGCCCGCTACACGGCGGGCACCGCGATGCTGGAGACCGCCGAGCGGTTCACCGACCACGAGGGCGAGCCCGCGGTCCAGCAGTACCTGCTGCTCGTCGGCGGGCTGCGCACCCTCGCGCGCGCCGAACACGCGCCGAACCTGATCCTGGACGCGTTCCTGCTGCGCTCCCTGGCGGTCAACGGCTACGCCCCCAGCTTCGTCGACTGCGCCAAGTGCGGTATGCCCGGACCGAACCGGTTCTTCTCCGTGGCGGCGGGCGGTGTCATATGCGGCGACTGCCGGGTACCCGGGAGCGTCGTACCCTCGGCGGAGGCCGTCGAACTGCTGAGCGCGTTGCTCACCGGTGACTGGGAGACGGCGGACGCGTCCGAGGCGCGTCATGTCAGGGAGGGGAGCGGACTCGTGTCCGCCTATCTGCACTGGCATCTGGAGCGCGGCCTGCGCTCGCTGCGGTACGTGGAAAAGTGA
- a CDS encoding PhoH family protein → MTQSPTQPQATARISIPAAHPMVMLLGSGDSLLRVIETAFPAVDIHVRGNEISATGSATDVALIQRLFDEMVLVLRTGLPMTEDAVERSIAMLRASGNGNGEGAETPAEVLTQNILSSRGRTIRPKTLNQKRYVDAIDKHTIVFGIGPAGTGKTYLAMAKAVQALQSKQVSRIILTRPAVEAGERLGFLPGTLFDKIDPYLRPLYDALHDMLDPDSIPRLMAAGTIEVAPLAYMRGRTLNDAFIILDEAQNTSAEQMKMFLTRLGFDSKIVITGDVTQVDLPTGTKSGLRQVQEILDGVEDVHFSRLTSQDVVRHKLVGRIVDAYEKYDNAEGRTGRNGK, encoded by the coding sequence ATGACTCAGTCACCCACACAGCCGCAGGCGACGGCCCGGATCAGCATTCCGGCCGCGCACCCCATGGTGATGCTCCTGGGGTCGGGCGATTCGCTGCTGCGCGTGATCGAAACGGCGTTCCCGGCCGTCGACATCCATGTCCGGGGCAACGAGATCAGCGCGACTGGAAGTGCGACGGACGTCGCGCTGATCCAGCGCCTGTTCGACGAGATGGTGCTGGTGCTGCGCACCGGGCTGCCGATGACGGAGGACGCTGTGGAACGCTCGATCGCCATGCTCAGGGCGAGCGGGAACGGCAACGGGGAGGGCGCGGAGACCCCCGCCGAGGTGCTCACCCAGAACATCCTCTCCAGCCGTGGCCGCACGATCCGCCCCAAGACGCTCAACCAGAAGCGGTACGTCGACGCGATCGACAAGCACACCATCGTCTTCGGCATCGGCCCCGCCGGCACCGGAAAGACCTACCTCGCCATGGCCAAGGCGGTCCAGGCCCTGCAGTCCAAGCAGGTCAGCCGGATCATCCTGACCAGGCCCGCCGTCGAGGCGGGGGAGCGGCTCGGCTTCCTGCCCGGCACGCTCTTCGACAAGATCGACCCGTATCTGCGCCCGCTCTACGACGCCCTGCACGACATGCTCGACCCCGACTCCATCCCCCGGCTCATGGCCGCGGGCACGATCGAGGTCGCGCCGCTGGCATACATGCGTGGCCGCACCCTGAATGACGCCTTCATCATCCTGGACGAGGCGCAGAACACCAGCGCCGAGCAGATGAAGATGTTCCTCACCCGTCTCGGCTTCGACTCGAAGATCGTCATCACCGGTGACGTCACCCAGGTCGACCTGCCGACCGGCACCAAGAGCGGTCTGCGGCAGGTCCAGGAGATCCTGGACGGCGTCGAGGACGTGCACTTCTCCCGGCTCACCTCCCAGGATGTCGTCCGGCACAAGCTCGTCGGCCGTATCGTCGACGCGTACGAGAAGTACGACAACGCAGAGGGCCGCACCGGCCGCAACGGGAAGTAG
- a CDS encoding TerB family tellurite resistance protein, with protein MRTAKGQRAPGLRIYGIRTVWDTVGDGEFFCPSCGGDRNYRRLTGRHRLTVLGLPLLARGTAGPVVECAACGTHFEPDTLDHPTTTRFSAMLREAVHTVTLAVLAAGGTTSRTVLETAATVVRDAGLDDCSQEQLFTIVEVLAADAGHGDGTDPAAEACGAALAIELHEVLKPLAPHLAVPGREALLLRGARIALADGPYSQAEREVLTTVGGALQLCPADTAKLLEAARTPS; from the coding sequence GTGCGGACAGCCAAAGGACAACGCGCCCCAGGACTGCGCATCTACGGCATCCGCACCGTCTGGGACACGGTCGGCGACGGAGAGTTCTTCTGCCCGTCCTGCGGAGGCGACCGCAACTACCGGCGCCTCACGGGCCGCCACCGCCTCACCGTCCTCGGGCTGCCGCTGCTGGCGCGGGGCACCGCCGGACCCGTCGTCGAATGCGCCGCCTGCGGGACGCACTTCGAGCCGGACACCCTCGACCACCCCACCACCACCCGCTTCTCCGCCATGCTGCGGGAGGCCGTCCACACGGTCACGCTCGCCGTGCTCGCCGCCGGCGGAACCACCTCCCGCACCGTCCTGGAGACGGCTGCCACCGTCGTCCGTGACGCGGGACTCGACGACTGCTCCCAGGAACAGCTCTTCACCATCGTCGAGGTGCTCGCCGCCGACGCCGGCCACGGCGACGGGACCGACCCCGCGGCCGAGGCCTGCGGCGCCGCCCTCGCCATCGAACTGCACGAGGTCCTGAAGCCGCTCGCACCGCACCTGGCCGTGCCCGGCCGCGAGGCGCTCCTCCTGCGGGGCGCCCGGATCGCGCTCGCCGACGGCCCGTACAGCCAGGCGGAGCGCGAGGTGCTGACCACGGTGGGCGGCGCGCTGCAGCTCTGCCCCGCCGACACGGCCAAGCTGCTGGAAGCGGCGCGTACGCCCTCCTGA
- a CDS encoding PfkB family carbohydrate kinase, whose amino-acid sequence MSTTNPGIDPLLGLRAPQDPACDVYLTGTVFLDIIFTGLDSAPVRGTESWARGMGSSPGGVANMATALARLGLRTSLAAAFGDDHYGEYCWDALEQGEGIDLSMSRTVPGWHSPVTVSMAYEGERTMVSHGHEAPAPAASEVPGGTFPHCPPRARAAIASLTPGRSEPWVAAAARNGALVFADVGWDETGRWDLDALPDLGHCLAFLPNAEEAMRYTRTDCPRAAAHALAERVPLAVVTLGAEGAYAVDGRTGTAAEVPAIEVAALDPTGAGDVFVAGFVTGTLAGWTLADRLAFAGLTAALSVQEFGGSLSAPGWAEVAAWWQQVRTCADQDPAALERYAFLEELLPAGSRAWPLRRAVPTIGFRQ is encoded by the coding sequence GTGAGCACAACGAATCCAGGCATCGACCCGCTGCTCGGGCTGCGCGCCCCGCAGGACCCGGCCTGCGACGTCTATCTGACCGGCACGGTCTTCCTGGACATCATCTTCACCGGCCTGGACAGCGCGCCGGTGCGCGGGACGGAGTCCTGGGCCCGGGGGATGGGATCCAGCCCCGGAGGCGTCGCCAACATGGCCACCGCACTCGCCCGGCTCGGCCTGCGCACCTCGCTGGCCGCCGCGTTCGGTGACGACCACTACGGCGAGTACTGCTGGGACGCCCTCGAACAGGGGGAGGGCATCGACCTGTCCATGTCGCGCACGGTGCCCGGCTGGCACTCACCCGTCACCGTGTCGATGGCGTACGAGGGCGAGCGCACGATGGTCTCGCACGGGCACGAGGCGCCCGCCCCGGCCGCCTCCGAGGTGCCCGGCGGCACGTTTCCGCACTGCCCGCCCCGGGCCCGGGCCGCGATCGCCTCGCTGACCCCCGGCCGGAGCGAGCCCTGGGTCGCCGCGGCCGCCCGGAACGGCGCACTGGTCTTCGCCGACGTCGGCTGGGACGAGACCGGCCGCTGGGACCTGGACGCCCTGCCCGACCTCGGACACTGCCTGGCCTTCCTGCCCAACGCCGAGGAGGCCATGCGCTACACCCGCACCGACTGCCCGCGCGCCGCCGCCCACGCCCTGGCCGAGCGGGTTCCCCTCGCCGTGGTCACCCTCGGGGCGGAGGGCGCCTACGCCGTGGACGGGCGGACCGGGACGGCGGCCGAGGTGCCCGCCATCGAGGTCGCGGCGCTGGACCCCACCGGGGCGGGCGACGTCTTCGTCGCCGGGTTCGTGACCGGAACGCTGGCCGGCTGGACGCTCGCCGACCGCCTCGCCTTCGCCGGCCTCACCGCGGCCCTGTCGGTGCAGGAGTTCGGCGGATCCCTGTCCGCCCCCGGATGGGCGGAGGTGGCCGCGTGGTGGCAGCAGGTGCGCACCTGCGCGGACCAGGATCCCGCGGCACTGGAGCGCTACGCCTTCCTGGAGGAGCTGCTGCCCGCCGGCAGCAGGGCCTGGCCCCTGCGCCGCGCCGTCCCGACCATCGGCTTCCGTCAGTGA
- a CDS encoding GTPase Era, producing the protein MGAMSARPNTEAAAQQAENTAPHRAGFACFVGRPNAGKSTLTNALVGQKVAITSNRPQTTRHTVRGIVHRDDAQLILVDTPGLHKPRTLLGERLNDVVRTTWAEVDVIGFCLPADQKLGPGDKFIVKELAGIKKTPKIAIITKTDLVESKALAEQLLAVSALADELGFEWAEIIPVSAVKAEQEAGRGPSDRSGGGRGAGQVDLLADLIAPLLPESPPLYPEGDLTDEPEMVMVAELIREAALEGVRDELPHSIAVVVEEMLPREDRPADKPLLDIHANVYIERPSQKGIIIGPKGKRLKDVGTKSRKHIEALLGTPVFLDLHVKVAKDWQRDPKQLRKLGF; encoded by the coding sequence ATGGGCGCCATGAGCGCTCGACCGAACACAGAAGCTGCTGCGCAGCAGGCTGAGAACACCGCCCCCCACAGGGCCGGCTTCGCCTGCTTCGTGGGCCGCCCCAACGCGGGCAAGTCCACCCTCACGAACGCTCTGGTCGGTCAGAAGGTGGCGATCACCTCCAACCGCCCCCAGACCACCCGGCACACGGTGCGGGGCATCGTGCACCGCGACGACGCCCAGCTGATCCTGGTGGACACGCCCGGCCTCCACAAGCCGCGCACCCTGCTCGGGGAGCGGCTGAACGACGTCGTCCGGACCACCTGGGCCGAGGTCGACGTCATCGGTTTCTGCCTGCCCGCCGACCAGAAGCTCGGCCCCGGCGACAAGTTCATCGTCAAGGAACTCGCCGGGATCAAGAAGACCCCGAAGATCGCGATCATCACCAAGACCGACCTGGTCGAGTCCAAGGCGCTCGCCGAGCAACTGCTCGCCGTCTCCGCGCTGGCCGACGAGCTCGGATTCGAGTGGGCCGAGATCATCCCGGTCTCCGCGGTCAAGGCGGAGCAGGAGGCGGGACGCGGTCCCTCGGACAGGAGTGGTGGCGGGCGAGGGGCAGGCCAGGTCGACCTCCTCGCCGACCTGATCGCCCCCCTGCTGCCCGAGAGTCCGCCGCTGTACCCGGAGGGAGACCTCACCGACGAGCCCGAGATGGTCATGGTCGCGGAGCTCATCCGCGAGGCCGCGCTCGAAGGGGTACGGGACGAACTGCCCCACTCCATCGCGGTCGTCGTCGAGGAGATGCTGCCCCGCGAGGACCGTCCGGCGGACAAGCCGCTGCTGGACATCCACGCGAACGTCTACATCGAACGGCCCAGCCAGAAGGGCATCATCATCGGCCCGAAGGGGAAGCGGCTCAAGGACGTCGGCACGAAGTCGCGCAAGCACATCGAGGCACTGCTCGGCACCCCGGTCTTCCTCGACCTGCACGTGAAGGTCGCCAAGGACTGGCAGCGCGACCCCAAGCAGCTGCGCAAGCTCGGATTCTGA